CGGCGATGTTGGAGGCGACCTCCTGCGTGCCGACGGCCGCCTGCTGGACGTTGCGGGTGATCTCCTGGGTGGCGGCGCCCTGCTCCTCCACCGCGGCGGCGATGGCGGTGGCGATCTCGTTCACCTCGCCGATCACCGTGGCGATCCCCTGGATCGCCGAAACGGCGTCGCGCGTGACCGTCTGCACCTGGGCGATCTGCGCCGCGATGTCGTCGGTCGCCTGGGCGGTCTGGCTGGCCAGGGTCTTCACCTCATGCGCCACGACGGCGAATCCCTTGCCGGCGTCGCCGGCGCGGGCGGCCTCGATGGTGGCGTTGAGCGCCAGCAGGTTCGTCTGGCTGGAGATGGCCTGGATCAGCCTGACCACCTCGCCGATGCGTTGCGCGCAGCCGGCCATCAGCCGCACCGTCTCGTCCGTCCGACGGGCGTCCGCGACGGCCCGCGTGGTGATCACCTGCGACTGGGCGGCGCGGTTGCCGATCTCCCGGATGGAGGCGGTGAGCTGTTCGGTCGCCGCCGCCACGGTCTGCACGTTGGTCGAGGCCTGCTCCGACGCGGCGGCCACCGCGAAGGACTGGTGGTTCGTCTGCTGGGCCGCCGCCGACATGGAGCCGGCGGTCGCCTCCATCTCCGTCGCCGCGGACGACAGGGTGCCGGCCAGCCCGCTCACCTTCGCTTCGAAGCCGCGGGTCAGCCGGTCCAGCGCGGCCGCCCGCCGCTCACGCGTCTCCTGGTCGCGCCGTTGCTCCTCCTCCAGCCGCGCGCGCGCGACGGCGTGCTCCTGGAAGACCGCGACGGCCTGCGCCATGGCGCCGATCTCGTCGCGCCGCCCGGTGCCGGGGATGGCCACCGCAAGATCGCCGTCGGCCATCTGCCGCATCGCCCCGGTCATCGCGGTCAGCGGCCGGACGATCCGGCGGATCACCAGCAGCGAGCCGCCAACCCCCAGCAGCAGGCTGAGCGTGAGGACGGCGAGGCTGACGAGCAGGTCGGAGCGCGCCTCCTCCGCGGCCTGCGCAACCGCCGAGTCAATGGCGGCGCCCACCGTGCCGGCCAGCGTGAGGATGGACTCGATGCCCACGGTCGCCCGGCTCATCCATTCGTCGGAGGACATGGTATAGCGGCCGTCCGCACCCCCCTTCAGCACCGCCTGCCGGGTCTCGGCGAAGCCCTGGAGAAACGCGGCCTCCACCCCGTCGATGGCCCGCGCCAGATCGGGCGCGATGTCCGGACGGGTGCGCAGAGCGCGGATGCCGTCCCACGCCTGCTCCAGCCGGCCGCGGGACTTCGCCAGGGCTTCGGCCTGCGTTGGAGCGACCGGCCGGCCGCCGGCGATGAGGGCGTTGAACAGGCCGCGCTCGCGCCCGGCGTGTTCGGCCATGTCCGCCGCGTAGCCGCGCAGCTGGACGAGCTGGAGGGTCGCCGTCTTCGGCGGCGGAGCGACCGCCTCAAGCAGCAGGCGCAGGGCCCCGACCCGCTCGATGTGGGCGGTGACCACGCCGCCGAACCCCGAGACGACGTCCGGCGCCCGCTCGCCGACGTTGCGGGCCAAGGCCTCGTCGACCCCGCGCCGGCGGTTCCGCAGGTCCACCAACGAGGCTTCCATGGCGCCCAGGCGCGACCCATGCGCGACTATCTCGGGGACGCCGCGCAGATCCTCCAACGCGGCGCGCAGCGCGGCGTCGGCGGCGCTGCGGCGCTGGTCCAGACGGGCGCGCCGCTCGGAGGACAGCGGTTCGGGGCTGTTGAGCGCGCCGTTGGTGGTGCCCCGCTCCACGGCGAGATCACCCGCCGCGATGACCAGGCGGCTGGCCACCTGATTGACGGTCCGATAGGCCGTGGCCGCCTCGACGCCGCGAAGGGCCACATACGCGGCGTCGCCCGCCATGCCGATCCCGAGGAGGGCGAGCCCGCCGACAATCACCGGTAGCGTTGCCTTGATTGACAATAATCGCATGGATTCACCCTGGGACACGGACAGCATTGGCAGAGTCAAGCCCAGGCCCTCGGGCCTTTCCTTGATCTTTGTCAAAGGATCTCTGCATGCGGGAACCGGCACACCAACGGAAAGAATCGCCGAGATCGATTGCCGAAATTGCGCATTTGCTTTCGGAAAATTTCCGGAAAGCGGCCCGATGCGACAAGCGGGCAAGCGTCTAAAGTTGCGGGGCGCCGCCGCGCGCTGTGCTACAGTGCGGCCGGAAGGAGCCGTCATGCCGTCAGAACACCCGTCGCCCGAAGCCTCTCAGCCCAGCCAGAACGCCCCCGAACCCCTCCTGAAGCTGGGCGACGCGCCCCGCCCGGCCGCCATGCCCGACAGCCTCGCCGCCGAGGTCGCGGGCTGGCGCTTCGTCCTGCGCAGCCCGGTGGCTTCCAGCTTCTATTCCAAGCCGGGAACACCGTGGCTGGCGCCGCCGGAGGGCTGCCTGCGGGCCAGCGACCGCTGGAATCTGGACGGAGCCTTCGCCACCGACCAGCCCGTCGAGAACGGCGCGCAATGGGTTGTCGCGCGGTTCGAGGGTGGCGTGTGGCGTGTGGAGCGCTGCGTTCCGGCCGCCCCCCGGCCGGCGGCGCGCGACCTTCTGCGCCTGCGGGTGGACCGGCTGACCGCCGCCCGCCGCTGGACGCACGGCGATCTGGAACTTCTGCACAGCCTGTTGGATGGCGGGACCGTGGCAGAATCCGTCCTTCTGGCCGGTGACGATGGACGGGCGCGCTCCTTGCGGTCGTTGAAGGCGCTGGGTCTTGCCGGAGCGGCCTCCGCGGACGACCCGGAGCTTCCCGACGCGGCGAAGGCCCTGATCGCGGACGGGGCGGGCAGCGTCGTCTGGCTCGACGCCGACGCGCGGGAAATCGCCGACGGCATCCTGTCCTGGCACGCCAGGAAGCAGGCGCGCGCCGCCGCTCGGGTGAGTCGGGGCGCCGAGGCGAAGCAGCGCGGCGACGACATCAAGGACGCCCTCACCAAGGCGGTGCAACGGGCCTTCCCGCGCATTCCCAAGGAGGCCGCCGCCGCCGCCGCCGCCCGGCTGGCGCCCGGTGTCAAGAAGCTGGGCCGCATGCCGGCGCTGCAGCCCATCGTGGACGCGGTGGCGGAGGTGCGGCTGGAGCGCTGGCGGCAGGCCGTGGCGTCGGAGCCGGAGGTGGCGAAGCGGCTGGCCGCCATGGAGGCGCGCGGCGACGCGAACCGCGCGCTCAAGCGCTACCGGGACCAGCGGGCGGTCGAGCGCGCGGAGGCCGAGTTGAAGGAGTGGCGCGGCGACCTCGGCCCCGTGCTGTCCCGCCGCCTGGGCTGGTGACGGCGCAGGAGCGGCGTCAGCGTGCGCCGGGGAACCACTCGGTGTGGCTGTCGCCGCTGCGGCCGTAATAGACGACCCGCCGGCCGAGGATGCTGACGGTCCAGCCAGCGCAGCCGGCCCGCAGCACCCGCTCGCGGAAGCCGCCATAACGGATCGTTCCGGACTGGATGGCGCGGACGGCGGATTCCACGCCCTCCACCGAGAAGTGCATGGCCGGCGGCAGGGGAGAGGGCCGGGCCTCCACCCGCTCCGTCGTCCCGTCCGGGAAATAGTAGGTCGTTTCCGAGCGCACGAGATCGGTGTGATAGCGCTCCACCCCCGCGACGGCCAGCGCTGCGACGACTTCGGGAAAGCTGATGCGCTCCTCGTCCGAAGCGCGGCTGCACTCCCGCAGGATGGCCGTGATCTTGGAACCCATGACGTTTCCTCCGTTCCGCGCGAGCGCCGCGGTCAATCGATGGGAATGGAGCGCAGGCCCATCCGGCGGACGATGCTCTTCAACATGTCTTCGATCCGCGCCCGCTCGGCGGGCTCCAGATGCCCGAAGAAGTCGGCGTCGTTGCGGTCCGCCAGGGCGGACAGGTCCGGCACCAACGCCCGCCCCTCCGGGGTGAGCGCCAGCGTCCGGCAGCGCCGGTCGTCGGGGTCGGCCGTCTGGGTGAGCAGTCCCTTGGCGGCGAGGCGATCGGCCAGTTTTGAAATCGCTCCCCGCGTCATGCCCAGCCGGTCGGCGAGCAGGCTGGGCGCCACTCCATCGCCGTCGTGGAGATCGCGCAGCACGACCCACTCGGCCACGGTCACTCCCCGCCCCGCCACCTTTGCGGCGAAGGCATGGGACACGTGATTCGACACGAAGCGCAGCCAATAGCCGAGATGCGCGTCCAGCGGGCTGATGTCCGATGCGGCCATCGGCTTCACCTTTTTAAGTTTCCTAGGAAACTAACGCGAGGCAGTTTCCTAGTCAACTTTTTTGGATTGCCGTCGCGGCAGCACGATGACGCAGCTTTCCGCCAAGACTTCCCCCGCAACGAGGACGCCAAGTTTCAAACTTGAAACGCGCAGCGCCAGGGAATCGAAGGATTGCTTTGTAATTTCCCTTCGGCCGAGCCGGCATAAATGAGACGGGACAGGACAGAACTGTTCAATCCAGACCCGGAAATCCGGATGCCAGTTCTATGGAGCATCACCAACGCGGTAAACGATAAGACTATGACTATTTGGAAGCTGCGCCTTTCGACAAATTGAATTGAAATCCACGATTGCTGGCATCTAAATCAATCCCCGACACGACCCACCAGCCACCTCCACATGCCTCTGGTGATCCCATGCTCAAGCTCATGTCAGCGGGACGCGCGGAATTGAAGGCCAAGCTCGCGTCGCTGGATGCCGCAAAGGCCATCGTCGACCTTTCGCCGGACGGTCTGGTTCTTTCCGCAAACAAGAATTTTATTGCGGCGCTCGGCTGCAGCCTGGATGAGATCAAGGGCCGGCCTTGGTCGTCGGTTTTCTTCCTTCGAAGCGAAGAGGGCAGCACCCCGCAGACCGTGTGGGATGCGCTGCGGCGTGGCCAACCATGGTCCGGAGAATGCCTGCTGCTTGGCAAGGCCGGGCGGGAGCCATGGGTCCAGGCGGTCTTCACCCCGGTCCGGGACCACAAGGGCCGGACGGTCATGGTCGTGGCCTACGCCACGGACATCACCGCCAACAAGCGCCGGTCCGCCGATCTGGAGGGACAGATCGCAGCGGTCAACAAATCGCAGGCGGTCATCGAATTCGACATCGACGGCAATGTCCTGGCGGCGAACGCCAACTTCCTCGCCACCATGGGCTATCGGCTGGATGAAATCACCGGCCGGCATCACGCCATCTTCGTGGCGCCGGAGGAGCGCAACGGCGACGCCTACCGCCGCTTCTGGGACGCGCTCCGGCGCGGCGAGCACCAGACGACGGAGTTCCGGCGGCTGCGCAAGGACGGCGCCGACGTCTGGATCCAGGCCAGCTACAACCCCGTCTTCGACCCGCAGGGTCGCTTGGTCAAGGTCGTCAAGTTCGCCACCGACATCACGGAGCGGGTAAAGGAGCGGTTGAACCGCGCCGACATCGGGCGCGCGGTGGATGGCGACCTCGGCCGTATCTCCCAGTCCATCGCCGATGCCAATCGGCAGGCGTCCGCCGCGGCGGAGGCCGCCGCCCAGACCAGCCACACCGTACAATCCATCGCCGCGGGGACCGAGGAACTCGTCGCGTCCGTCAACGAGATCAGCCAGCAGACCGCCACCGCCTCGGTGATCTCGAACGACGCGGTCGGCGAGGCCGAACGGATCGGCGCGACGGTTGAGGAACTGGTGGAGGCCGCCAAGCAGATCGGCTTGGTGGTCAAGATGATCTCGGACATCGCCAACCAGACCAATCTGCTGGCGCTGAACGCGACCATCGAGGCCGCGCGGGCCGGGGAGAACGGCAAGGGTTTCGCGGTGGTCGCGTCCGAGGTGAAGGCGCTGGCGACCCAGGCGGCCAAGGCAACGGAGCAGATCACGTCGCAGATCGCCCAAGTCCAGGGCGCCACCGACTCCGCCGCCCGCGCCATCAGCTCGATCGGCGGCACGATCCGCAAACTGAACGGCATCTCCGCCGCCATCGCGTCCGCCACCGAGGAGCAGAGCGCCGTCGTGCGCGACATCTCCGCCCACATGCAGGTCACCGCCGACGCCATCGCGACGATCAGCGGCAACATGGCCGGCATCGCCCACGCCACCGAAGACGCCGCGCAGTCGACCGGAAAGGTCAAGGCGCTGTCACGCACCCTGGCGGCCTGATGCACATCTCCGCAGCCAAAACCGTGGATTGAGATCAAGGAGCGGAAAAATCGGACGGAAGCCGTTGCGGCGGCGTGCTGCAAGACGTTAACAACTTATGGGATTATTGATCGGCTTGACCGATCCGCATTGGATGGTATTGTCAGGCCATATCCGGGAATTCGAACCGGTTGAGGCGCTGATATTCAATCGGAGCGCGGCATGCCCCCGGCATCGGAACGCCGGACGGAGGCCGCGCTCCATCGTTCCGCTTTGCCGAGGCAGCCCATGCACCGCCTGATGCCGTTTCGCACCCTCGCGACCCTGTGGCTTGCCGTCCTGCTCTGTATCCCGGCGGCGGTGTCCGCCCGTGCGGACGATATCTACCGGGTGCTGACTTGGAAGATGGCGCCCTACGCGATGGTCGACGAGCAGGGCAGGCTGACCGGCTTCGAGGTGGAGATCGCCCGCGCCCTCTGCGACACCATGGGCATCCGCTGCGAGATCACCGCGCTGCAGTTTCCGGAAGTCCTGGACCTGCTCGACCGCAACGCCGCCGACTTCGCGGTCGCCAGCATCCTGAAAACTCCGGAGCGGATGAAGAAATACCTCTTCACCGACCGCCACAAACGGTCCAGCTCCAGCTACATCGGGCGGGCCGGCGGATGGACGCCGGGCGTGGCGCCGGACCTGACCGGCAAGCGCGTCTCCGTGACCCGCGGATCGAAGCAGTATGATTACCTGACCGCGAAGAACACCGGCTGCACCGTTGTGATCTACGACGACCAGGCGGAAGCGCTGCGCGCCGTCCTTGACGGGCAGGTCGACCTCGCCCTGGCCCCGACCGCCGTCACCGTCCATCTGCTGACCAGCGCGGAGGGCGAAGAGTTGGAGGTGGTGGGCGACCCGCTGACCGAGAGCGGGCTGGGCGGCGAGTCGGCCATCGCCCTCCCGCTGGGCCGTGAGGAGCTGCGCGACCGCGTCAACATGGCTCTGCGTGCCATCCTCGCGGACGGGCGCTACGACGCCATCAGCTCCCGCTTCCTGCCCTTCCGGATGTATTGAGGCCCCAATGGGTTTCCGCATGCGCCTCCCCACGGCACACGCCCTGCTGACCGCCGCGGCCCTGCTCGCCGGGCTCGCGCTGCCGCAGCCGGCCGGGGCCGACGCACCGCCACCGGCTGGCCGGCCGCAGCTGCGCATCGTCGTCATCGACCATTCCCCACCCTTCAGCGACCGCAACGCCGACGGGCTGCTGGTCGGCTTCAACATCGACTTCGGGCGGGAGCTGTGCCGGTCGCTGGAGGTGGTGTGCAGCTTCGACGCGGCCCCCTTCAAGCAGATCATCGACGACGTCGCCGCAGGCCGCTACGACATCGGCTTCGGCAATGTCTTGCGCACGCCGGAGCGCGAGCAGCGGCTCCTGTTCTCCCTTCCTTACTGGCGGTCGAGCACCAGTCTGGTCGGGCGGCGGGGCATGCCGGAGCTGGGCCTGGAGGAGGCGATCCGCAGCCGGCGCATCGCCGCCATCCGCGGCTCGCGGCAGCACGCCGCCCTGCTCCGTCTCGCCGATGCCGATCCGACGCTGCAGGCCAATCTCATTCCCGTCTCCACGCTCGACGACTTGTGGGAGGCCATGCGCAGCGGCCGAAGCGAGATGGCCATCGGGCCGACGCTGAACGTGGTGCATTTCCTGCTGTCCGACTCCGGGGACGGTTTCGAGACCATCGGCACCCCGATGTCGGAGGATGGGCTGGGCGGGACCGTGCACATCGTCTTTCCGCCCGGCCGGCACGACTTGAAGGCGTCGGTGGACCGGGCGCTGACGGCCCTGCGCAACGACGGCACCTACCAGCGGATCAACCGCACGTACTTCCCCTTCGACATCTATTGAACCGGAACCGGCCATGACGCCCGCCCGCGACCGCAGGCATCCCCGCGTACGGCTGCAGCCGGCGATTCTCACCGGCGGCGCCATCCTGCTGACGCTGATCGGCCTGCTGTTCCTCGGCATCGTCGGGGAGCAGGGCAAGATGGAACGTCTGGCCGCCGACAGCCAGGACCGCATGGTGCCGCTGATCCTGGAACGCCAGCGCGCCGTGGTGAATCTGGAGCGGCTGAAGCAGTCGGGGGCGATCGTCCTCTCCGCCGACGATCCCCGCCGCCGCCGCGAGGCCCTGCTGGCCGCCCAGGCCCTGGCCTTCCACCCGACCTTCCAGTTCGACCCCGCGTTGAAGCGGCAGGTCACGGATGCCTACGCGGTCATCCGGCAGGTCTCCTCGGCGAAGGCCCGGCGGTTGGAGGGTGCCGACGCCGGCGCGCACGCCGAGGAGGAGCGCCTCGCCGAGACCTGGGCCCAGACGCTGGTCGGGTTGAACACGGTCGGCGACCGGCTGCTGGTCGACGTCACCGAATTGACGGCCGGCCGCCTCGGCCAGATCCAGGAGCGCACCCGCCTGGTGTCGCAGGTCATACAATTCGCTTTCGTGGCGGTGCTGGCGATCTTCATCGCCGCGGGGCTGCTGATCCGCCGCCATGTGGTCAGGCCGCTGCTCGCCGCCGCCGACGGCCTGCGCCGCATCGGCGAGGGCGAGCGCGACATCCGGCTTCCCGGCGCCCGCACGCAGGAACTGGACAGCATCCAGAACGCCGTCGTCCGGCTGGGCACCCAGGCCGAGGAACTGCGCCTGACCCGGGACCGGGCGGAGGCGGCGTCCCAGGCCAAGGCCAGCTTCCTCGCCAACATGAGCCACGAGATCCGCACCCCGATGAACGCGGTGATCGGCCTGTCGCATCTGGCCCTGAAAACCGACCTGACGCCGCGCCAGCGCGATTACGTCCTCAAGATCAGCCAGTCCGGCCAGCATCTGCTGGGCATCATCAACGACATCCTCGACTTCTCCAAGATCGAGGCCGGCAAGCTGAGCGTCGAGCGCACCGGCTTCCATCTGGACAAGGTGCTGGGCACGCTCGCCGACCTGATCGCGGAGAAGGCCGCGGCCAAGGGGCTGGAACTGATCTTCGACGTCGCCCAGAACGTGCCGAGCGACCTGATCGGCGACCCGCTGCGCATCGGGCAGATCCTGGTCAACTACGCCAACAACGCGGTCAAATTCACCGAGCGCGGCGAGATCGCCATCATCGTCCGCCTCGTGGAGGAGGCCGGCGAGGAACTGCTCATCCGCTTCGAGGTGCGCGACACCGGCATCGGCCTGAGCGACGACCAGAAAAATCAGCTGTTCCAGAGCTTCCAGCAGGCCGACGCCTCGACCACCCGCAAATACGGCGGCACCGGCCTGGGTCTGGCCATCTCCAAACGGCTGGCCGAGCTGATGGGCGGCTCGGTCGGGGTGGAGAGCGCGCCGGGCCGCGGCGCGTGCTTCTGGTTCACCGCCCGGCTGGGCCGCGACAAGCCGCGCCGCGTGTTGCTGCCGCGGCCCGATCTGCGCGGCCTGCGCTGTCTGGTGGTGGACGACAACGAGAACGCCCGCATCGTGCTGACCGATATGCTCTCGGCCATGTCCTTCACCGCCGAAGCCGTCGATTCCGGCCAGGCGGCCATTCAAGCGGCGCGGCGCGCGGCGCGCGACGGCCGGCCTTTCCGCGTCGTTCTGCTCGATTGGCAGATGCCGGGGATGGACGGGCTGGAGACCTCCGCCGGCCTCGCCGCGCTGGAGCTGGAGATGGCCCCCCACCACATCATGGTCACCTCCTATGGGCGGGAAGAGGTCCTGAAGGGCGCCGAGAACACGGCCATCGAGGAGATTCTGTTCAAGCCCGTCAACCCGTCGGCGCTGTTCGACGGCATCATGCGGGTGCTCGGCGCCGACGAGGCGGCGACGGACGTCTGCCCGGCGCCGACCGCCGCTCCGGCCGCCGATCTGTCGCGCCTGCGCGGAGCCCGCATCCTGCTGGCCGAGGACAACGACCTGAACCAGCAGGTGGCCTGCGAACTGCTGGGCGACGCCGGACTGGTGGTGGAGGTTGCGGAGAACGGCGCCATCGCGGTGAACATGGTGCGGGCGGCCTCCTACGACCTCGTGCTGATGGACATGCAGATGCCGGTCATGGACGGCGTCGCCGCGACCCTGGAAATCCGCCGGCTGGGCTTCGGCGGTCTCCCCATCGTCGCGATGACCGCCAACGCGATGCAGGCCGACCGCGACCGCTGCCTGGACGCGGGCATGAACGACTATCTGGCCAAGCCCATCGATCCGGAGGCGCTGTGGGCCGCCCTGCTGACCTGGGTCGAGCCCCGCCCCGGCCTCGGTGCCGAGGCTCCCTCTCCCCTCTCGACTCCGGTGGTGGAAGAGGAGGCCGACCTGCCCGTCGGTGTTCCCGGGTTGGACACCGCCACCGGCCTGTCGCGGGTGCTGGGCAAGAGGCGCCTCTACCTCGACCTGCTGCGCAAGTTCACCGCCGGGCAGCGCGGTGCGACGACCGCCATCCGCGCGGCTCTGGACGCGGGCGACCTCACCACGGCGGAGC
This DNA window, taken from Azospirillum formosense, encodes the following:
- a CDS encoding response regulator, whose amino-acid sequence is MTPARDRRHPRVRLQPAILTGGAILLTLIGLLFLGIVGEQGKMERLAADSQDRMVPLILERQRAVVNLERLKQSGAIVLSADDPRRRREALLAAQALAFHPTFQFDPALKRQVTDAYAVIRQVSSAKARRLEGADAGAHAEEERLAETWAQTLVGLNTVGDRLLVDVTELTAGRLGQIQERTRLVSQVIQFAFVAVLAIFIAAGLLIRRHVVRPLLAAADGLRRIGEGERDIRLPGARTQELDSIQNAVVRLGTQAEELRLTRDRAEAASQAKASFLANMSHEIRTPMNAVIGLSHLALKTDLTPRQRDYVLKISQSGQHLLGIINDILDFSKIEAGKLSVERTGFHLDKVLGTLADLIAEKAAAKGLELIFDVAQNVPSDLIGDPLRIGQILVNYANNAVKFTERGEIAIIVRLVEEAGEELLIRFEVRDTGIGLSDDQKNQLFQSFQQADASTTRKYGGTGLGLAISKRLAELMGGSVGVESAPGRGACFWFTARLGRDKPRRVLLPRPDLRGLRCLVVDDNENARIVLTDMLSAMSFTAEAVDSGQAAIQAARRAARDGRPFRVVLLDWQMPGMDGLETSAGLAALELEMAPHHIMVTSYGREEVLKGAENTAIEEILFKPVNPSALFDGIMRVLGADEAATDVCPAPTAAPAADLSRLRGARILLAEDNDLNQQVACELLGDAGLVVEVAENGAIAVNMVRAASYDLVLMDMQMPVMDGVAATLEIRRLGFGGLPIVAMTANAMQADRDRCLDAGMNDYLAKPIDPEALWAALLTWVEPRPGLGAEAPSPLSTPVVEEEADLPVGVPGLDTATGLSRVLGKRRLYLDLLRKFTAGQRGATTAIRAALDAGDLTTAERCAHTLKGTAGNIGAHPVQDAAERLEAAIRDARPRTDIDERLAALEPPLGALLAHLEAALAPAGADSPPETESVAVDADDLRALCDRLRQLLLDSDPDAEETLTANAGLLRTAFPDRFEAIANQIRNFDFDEAAATLDAALAERGLTAHS
- a CDS encoding transporter substrate-binding domain-containing protein, with translation MRLPTAHALLTAAALLAGLALPQPAGADAPPPAGRPQLRIVVIDHSPPFSDRNADGLLVGFNIDFGRELCRSLEVVCSFDAAPFKQIIDDVAAGRYDIGFGNVLRTPEREQRLLFSLPYWRSSTSLVGRRGMPELGLEEAIRSRRIAAIRGSRQHAALLRLADADPTLQANLIPVSTLDDLWEAMRSGRSEMAIGPTLNVVHFLLSDSGDGFETIGTPMSEDGLGGTVHIVFPPGRHDLKASVDRALTALRNDGTYQRINRTYFPFDIY
- a CDS encoding DUF1398 domain-containing protein, whose protein sequence is MGSKITAILRECSRASDEERISFPEVVAALAVAGVERYHTDLVRSETTYYFPDGTTERVEARPSPLPPAMHFSVEGVESAVRAIQSGTIRYGGFRERVLRAGCAGWTVSILGRRVVYYGRSGDSHTEWFPGAR
- a CDS encoding PAS domain-containing methyl-accepting chemotaxis protein, whose product is MSAGRAELKAKLASLDAAKAIVDLSPDGLVLSANKNFIAALGCSLDEIKGRPWSSVFFLRSEEGSTPQTVWDALRRGQPWSGECLLLGKAGREPWVQAVFTPVRDHKGRTVMVVAYATDITANKRRSADLEGQIAAVNKSQAVIEFDIDGNVLAANANFLATMGYRLDEITGRHHAIFVAPEERNGDAYRRFWDALRRGEHQTTEFRRLRKDGADVWIQASYNPVFDPQGRLVKVVKFATDITERVKERLNRADIGRAVDGDLGRISQSIADANRQASAAAEAAAQTSHTVQSIAAGTEELVASVNEISQQTATASVISNDAVGEAERIGATVEELVEAAKQIGLVVKMISDIANQTNLLALNATIEAARAGENGKGFAVVASEVKALATQAAKATEQITSQIAQVQGATDSAARAISSIGGTIRKLNGISAAIASATEEQSAVVRDISAHMQVTADAIATISGNMAGIAHATEDAAQSTGKVKALSRTLAA
- a CDS encoding MarR family transcriptional regulator — translated: MAASDISPLDAHLGYWLRFVSNHVSHAFAAKVAGRGVTVAEWVVLRDLHDGDGVAPSLLADRLGMTRGAISKLADRLAAKGLLTQTADPDDRRCRTLALTPEGRALVPDLSALADRNDADFFGHLEPAERARIEDMLKSIVRRMGLRSIPID
- a CDS encoding transporter substrate-binding domain-containing protein, with the protein product MPFRTLATLWLAVLLCIPAAVSARADDIYRVLTWKMAPYAMVDEQGRLTGFEVEIARALCDTMGIRCEITALQFPEVLDLLDRNAADFAVASILKTPERMKKYLFTDRHKRSSSSYIGRAGGWTPGVAPDLTGKRVSVTRGSKQYDYLTAKNTGCTVVIYDDQAEALRAVLDGQVDLALAPTAVTVHLLTSAEGEELEVVGDPLTESGLGGESAIALPLGREELRDRVNMALRAILADGRYDAISSRFLPFRMY
- a CDS encoding methyl-accepting chemotaxis protein, coding for MIVGGLALLGIGMAGDAAYVALRGVEAATAYRTVNQVASRLVIAAGDLAVERGTTNGALNSPEPLSSERRARLDQRRSAADAALRAALEDLRGVPEIVAHGSRLGAMEASLVDLRNRRRGVDEALARNVGERAPDVVSGFGGVVTAHIERVGALRLLLEAVAPPPKTATLQLVQLRGYAADMAEHAGRERGLFNALIAGGRPVAPTQAEALAKSRGRLEQAWDGIRALRTRPDIAPDLARAIDGVEAAFLQGFAETRQAVLKGGADGRYTMSSDEWMSRATVGIESILTLAGTVGAAIDSAVAQAAEEARSDLLVSLAVLTLSLLLGVGGSLLVIRRIVRPLTAMTGAMRQMADGDLAVAIPGTGRRDEIGAMAQAVAVFQEHAVARARLEEEQRRDQETRERRAAALDRLTRGFEAKVSGLAGTLSSAATEMEATAGSMSAAAQQTNHQSFAVAAASEQASTNVQTVAAATEQLTASIREIGNRAAQSQVITTRAVADARRTDETVRLMAGCAQRIGEVVRLIQAISSQTNLLALNATIEAARAGDAGKGFAVVAHEVKTLASQTAQATDDIAAQIAQVQTVTRDAVSAIQGIATVIGEVNEIATAIAAAVEEQGAATQEITRNVQQAAVGTQEVASNIAGVQQAANDTGTAAAHVLSAAQALSQQAERLTGEVGEFLAGVRSA